A single region of the Selenomonas sp. oral taxon 920 genome encodes:
- the topA gene encoding type I DNA topoisomerase has translation MKCTPIAVLKGTDGLATLTSAPKTKTSKAKSSKNAKTSEKKSSPKILVIVESPAKAKTIERHLGNNYIVRASMGHLRDLPKSQFGIDVENEFSPKYINVRGKGDLIRALKKDAKNVDKIYLASDPDREGEAIAWHLAFILGIDPEKDCRIVFHEITKPAIEEAVQHPRPIYMEQVDAQQARRMLDRIVGYKLSPLLWRKVRKGLSAGRVQSVTVRLICDREREIDAFQSEEYWTVEAKLKKGKNTFTADVTHAHGKKIALHSEAQTKILTDDLVRQNFTVKEVRRSERRKKAAPPFTTSSLQQDAARKLGFTSGRTMMIAQQLYEGVVLGRHGATGLITYMRTDSTRISNLAVDEARSYLSEEYGKEYIPPRPNIYAMGKKAQDAHEAIRPTSILRIPAELESYLNRDQLRLYTLIWQRFAASQMAAAVYDTIAAQIAAGDYQLRAHGSKLRFKGYTAVYVGAEISKKEKDTLLPELETGDTLALAELKPEQHFTEPPPRYNDASIVKTLEEMGIGRPSTYAPIIETIQKRGYVERREKQFRPTELGFIVTDLLEEYFKDIVDVKFTANLEGELDEVADGTLDKNDLLRKFYDPFEETLKKAEDVIGEVEVPDEVTDIPCDKCGRMMVVKQGRFGKFLACPGFPDCRNAKPLLRDTGVACPKCGGKIVERKSRRGRAFFGCDRYPDCDYTTWDEPQKENCKVCGSFMQKHRYRTGRSILYCSNEACSSRIGSPIEKELARQKERAQAKESGAENTVEKGRSVKKTTRRKGTRA, from the coding sequence ATGAAATGCACGCCTATCGCCGTGCTGAAAGGAACTGATGGATTGGCTACGCTGACATCTGCACCGAAAACGAAAACCTCTAAAGCGAAGAGCTCCAAAAATGCCAAAACCTCGGAAAAGAAATCATCACCTAAAATTCTTGTCATCGTTGAGTCTCCTGCAAAGGCAAAGACTATTGAGCGCCATCTTGGGAATAACTACATTGTAAGAGCTTCGATGGGGCATCTGCGCGACTTGCCGAAGAGTCAGTTCGGCATTGATGTCGAAAATGAATTTTCTCCAAAATACATCAATGTACGCGGCAAGGGCGATCTGATCCGTGCACTCAAAAAGGATGCCAAGAACGTGGATAAGATCTATCTCGCAAGCGATCCAGATCGTGAGGGAGAGGCGATTGCATGGCATCTCGCGTTCATCCTAGGCATTGATCCGGAAAAGGATTGCCGGATCGTCTTTCATGAGATCACGAAGCCCGCAATTGAGGAGGCGGTACAGCATCCGCGTCCCATTTATATGGAGCAGGTCGACGCACAGCAGGCGCGTCGTATGCTGGATCGCATTGTGGGGTACAAGTTGTCGCCGCTGCTCTGGCGAAAGGTGCGCAAGGGGCTGTCTGCTGGACGTGTACAGTCGGTGACGGTGCGCCTCATCTGCGATCGAGAGCGTGAGATCGACGCATTCCAGTCCGAGGAGTACTGGACAGTTGAGGCAAAGCTGAAAAAGGGAAAGAACACCTTTACGGCGGATGTCACACATGCCCACGGAAAGAAAATTGCACTGCACAGTGAGGCACAGACAAAGATACTGACCGATGATCTCGTACGGCAAAACTTTACGGTCAAGGAGGTAAGGCGCAGCGAACGACGCAAGAAGGCAGCGCCGCCTTTTACGACCAGCTCGCTTCAGCAGGATGCCGCCCGCAAGCTTGGCTTTACCTCCGGCCGCACAATGATGATTGCCCAGCAGCTCTACGAGGGGGTTGTACTGGGACGGCACGGTGCAACCGGTCTCATCACCTACATGAGAACGGACTCTACGCGCATTTCGAATCTTGCCGTCGATGAGGCGAGAAGCTATCTTAGTGAGGAGTACGGCAAAGAATATATCCCGCCGCGTCCGAATATCTATGCAATGGGAAAGAAAGCACAGGACGCACACGAGGCAATTCGACCGACGAGCATTCTGCGGATACCTGCGGAGTTGGAATCCTATCTGAACCGCGATCAGCTGCGCCTTTATACGCTCATCTGGCAGCGCTTTGCGGCGAGTCAGATGGCGGCCGCTGTCTATGACACGATTGCTGCACAGATTGCAGCGGGAGACTATCAGCTGCGCGCACACGGGTCAAAGCTGAGGTTCAAGGGCTATACCGCCGTCTATGTCGGCGCAGAGATTTCGAAGAAGGAGAAGGACACACTTCTGCCGGAACTCGAGACGGGTGACACACTTGCACTCGCTGAGCTGAAGCCGGAGCAGCATTTTACGGAGCCGCCGCCGCGCTACAACGACGCGTCGATTGTAAAGACACTGGAGGAGATGGGAATTGGCCGTCCGAGCACCTATGCGCCCATCATCGAGACGATACAGAAGCGTGGCTATGTCGAGCGCCGAGAAAAGCAGTTTCGTCCGACTGAACTCGGCTTCATCGTCACGGATCTTCTGGAGGAATACTTCAAGGACATTGTGGATGTAAAATTTACGGCAAATCTGGAAGGGGAACTTGACGAGGTCGCAGACGGCACGCTCGATAAGAACGATCTGCTCCGAAAATTCTATGATCCGTTCGAGGAGACACTGAAAAAGGCAGAGGATGTGATCGGTGAAGTGGAGGTGCCCGACGAGGTCACAGACATCCCATGCGATAAATGTGGACGCATGATGGTCGTCAAGCAGGGGCGTTTCGGAAAATTCCTCGCGTGCCCCGGTTTTCCGGACTGCCGAAACGCAAAGCCTCTTCTGCGTGACACGGGGGTTGCCTGTCCGAAATGCGGCGGCAAGATCGTCGAACGCAAGAGTCGGCGCGGGCGTGCATTCTTTGGCTGCGATCGCTATCCGGACTGTGACTATACAACATGGGATGAGCCGCAGAAGGAAAACTGCAAGGTATGCGGCTCCTTCATGCAGAAACATCGCTACCGCACGGGGCGCAGCATCCTCTACTGCAGCAACGAGGCCTGCAGTTCGCGTATTGGCAGTCCCATTGAAAAGGAGCTTGCACGGCAGAAGGAGCGTGCTCAGGCGAAAGAGTCCGGCGCGGAAAATACAGTGGAGAAGGGGAGATCGGTGAAGAAAACAACGCGCCGCAAGGGAACGCGTGCATGA
- the dprA gene encoding DNA-processing protein DprA, producing MDDQWYLAALLQCRHIGSVRMRRLCAAVPRAQEIWSMSAGALRATGILSDALVEELVRHIAAHPDLPERIEADCARQDVAVVTIDEALYPIVLREIFDPPLVLYYRGMLVSDARRIGIVGARKFTAYGEAAAMEFAERLAATGVTVVSGAARGIDTRAHRGALRSGRTVAVLGCGVDIAYPPENRRLLVQIIETGGAVISEYAPGTQPLPAFFPARNRIISGLSEGTLVVEAARRSGSLITAEMSLSEGRDVYAIPGSIYSPQSSGCHNLIRMGARLVESPQEILEEMRLAEPPRRPVHEQLTPEETRIYQVLSFDHALSMDEIVDSVPEHITANIPLLLLQMQLKGIITENEMHAYRRAERN from the coding sequence ATGGATGATCAATGGTATTTAGCGGCGCTCTTGCAGTGTCGCCATATCGGCAGTGTTCGTATGCGCCGTCTTTGTGCTGCCGTTCCACGGGCACAGGAGATCTGGTCGATGTCTGCAGGAGCGCTTCGAGCCACGGGGATTCTTTCTGATGCGCTTGTAGAGGAGCTTGTACGGCATATTGCTGCACATCCCGATTTGCCCGAACGAATTGAGGCGGACTGCGCGCGGCAGGATGTCGCCGTTGTCACGATCGATGAAGCACTTTACCCGATTGTGCTGCGTGAAATCTTTGACCCACCGCTCGTTCTCTATTACCGTGGCATGCTCGTTTCGGATGCACGCCGGATCGGGATCGTCGGTGCACGTAAATTTACCGCCTATGGAGAAGCCGCAGCGATGGAGTTTGCCGAACGGCTGGCGGCGACAGGTGTCACCGTCGTCAGTGGAGCGGCGCGTGGTATTGATACACGTGCACACCGCGGAGCGCTGCGCAGCGGCAGGACGGTCGCGGTACTCGGCTGCGGTGTGGACATTGCCTACCCGCCCGAGAACCGCCGATTGCTCGTGCAGATCATCGAGACCGGCGGTGCCGTCATTTCGGAGTATGCCCCGGGAACACAGCCGCTGCCCGCATTTTTCCCTGCACGCAACCGCATCATCAGCGGACTCTCTGAGGGGACGTTGGTCGTTGAGGCGGCACGGCGCAGCGGTTCACTGATTACGGCAGAGATGTCGCTGAGTGAGGGACGGGATGTCTATGCGATTCCCGGCAGCATATACTCACCGCAGAGCAGCGGCTGCCATAATTTGATTCGCATGGGAGCGCGCTTGGTGGAGTCCCCGCAGGAAATCTTGGAGGAAATGCGTCTCGCCGAGCCTCCACGCCGTCCTGTACACGAACAGCTGACACCGGAAGAAACTCGTATTTATCAGGTATTGTCCTTTGACCATGCGCTCAGCATGGATGAGATCGTGGACAGTGTGCCGGAGCATATTACGGCAAATATCCCGCTGCTCCTGCTTCAAATGCAGCTCAAGGGAATTATTACAGAAAATGAAATGCACGCCTATCGCCGTGCTGAAAGGAACTGA
- a CDS encoding C40 family peptidase produces MRKKIKILALSAMLLCSAAVASAESFQLGDQGTDVAEIQGQLSSFGYDVVADGDFGPATAEAVKEFQAAQGLAVDGMVGPSTYQALLGKSMPQVSRGSNYIVRRVISDSMQYIGVPYSFGGTTPSGFDCSGFVRYVFANAGIYLPRTADAQYDVGYPVSSSEMVPGDLVFFSTYEYGPSHVGIYLGDGNFINASSSRGVAIDNLYGGYWGACYIGARRIM; encoded by the coding sequence TTGCGAAAGAAAATCAAGATTCTTGCATTATCCGCAATGCTTCTCTGCTCCGCAGCTGTTGCGAGTGCAGAGTCGTTCCAGCTAGGTGACCAGGGAACGGATGTGGCTGAGATCCAAGGACAGCTCTCCAGCTTTGGTTATGACGTTGTTGCAGACGGCGATTTTGGCCCTGCGACGGCGGAGGCAGTGAAGGAATTCCAGGCGGCGCAGGGGCTCGCAGTCGATGGGATGGTAGGTCCATCGACGTATCAGGCACTTCTTGGAAAATCGATGCCGCAGGTCAGCCGCGGTTCCAACTACATTGTACGCCGCGTCATCTCTGACTCGATGCAGTACATCGGGGTTCCGTACTCCTTCGGCGGTACGACACCGTCTGGCTTTGACTGCTCGGGATTTGTGCGCTATGTCTTTGCCAATGCGGGCATCTATCTCCCGCGTACGGCTGATGCACAGTACGATGTCGGCTATCCAGTCTCCTCCTCGGAGATGGTACCGGGCGATCTTGTGTTCTTCTCTACGTATGAATACGGACCGTCGCATGTGGGCATCTATCTCGGCGACGGCAATTTTATCAATGCCTCGTCCAGTCGTGGCGTCGCAATTGACAACCTGTACGGCGGCTACTGGGGTGCGTGCTATATTGGAGCGCGTCGCATTATGTGA
- a CDS encoding dihydroorotate dehydrogenase: MPPSTVNYPYDDLLRTNIAGIEMRTPVLTASGTFGFGEEFADFVDLARLGGVMVKGTTLTPRRGNEGVRIAETPQGMLNCIGLENPGVEHFLTEILPRIRPYGMNVIVNISGSSVEDYAEIARRLNVDGVAALEINISCPNVREGGIVFGTDPRAAADVVRAVVSASEKPVIAKLSPNVTSITEMALAVEEAGADAISLINTLIGMQIDIHCRRPVLGNRTGGLSGPAVKPVAVRMVWDVAHVVHVPVIGMGGISSWEDAVEFFLAGASAIAVGTANFVDPSVTMKICDGLGRYLHENKLCSIEEIIAKAWENN; encoded by the coding sequence ATGCCTCCTAGTACAGTAAACTATCCGTATGATGATCTCCTGCGCACGAATATCGCCGGCATTGAGATGAGAACCCCAGTCCTAACGGCATCGGGGACGTTCGGCTTCGGCGAGGAGTTTGCGGATTTTGTCGACCTCGCGCGTCTCGGCGGCGTCATGGTGAAGGGAACGACACTCACTCCACGGCGTGGGAACGAGGGCGTACGCATCGCAGAGACACCACAGGGGATGCTCAACTGCATCGGGCTCGAAAATCCCGGCGTGGAGCACTTCCTGACGGAAATCCTGCCGCGCATCCGACCGTACGGCATGAATGTCATCGTCAACATATCGGGAAGCTCCGTCGAGGACTATGCGGAAATTGCACGACGGCTCAATGTCGACGGCGTTGCCGCGCTCGAGATTAACATCTCCTGCCCGAACGTCAGGGAGGGCGGCATCGTCTTTGGCACAGACCCGCGTGCGGCGGCAGACGTCGTACGTGCGGTGGTGTCGGCGTCCGAAAAGCCCGTCATTGCAAAGCTCTCGCCTAATGTCACGAGCATTACGGAGATGGCACTTGCCGTCGAGGAGGCGGGGGCAGATGCAATCTCGCTCATCAACACGCTCATCGGAATGCAGATCGACATCCATTGCCGCCGTCCCGTCCTTGGCAACCGCACGGGAGGGCTCTCGGGTCCTGCTGTGAAGCCGGTTGCCGTGCGCATGGTTTGGGACGTGGCACACGTTGTTCACGTTCCCGTCATCGGGATGGGCGGGATTTCCTCGTGGGAGGATGCGGTTGAATTCTTCCTTGCGGGTGCATCTGCGATTGCGGTCGGCACGGCGAACTTCGTCGATCCCTCCGTTACCATGAAGATCTGTGACGGATTGGGACGCTATTTGCATGAGAATAAGCTTTGCAGCATCGAGGAGATTATTGCGAAGGCGTGGGAAAACAATTAA
- a CDS encoding dihydroorotate dehydrogenase electron transfer subunit, which produces MSAEGMILPKVIEEARILSHEAPIAGVDILTLAAPQIAQTALPGQFVQISVPADGGFLRRPLGIAEVSRTDEWIRLIYRQVGRGTETLAGAAAGSDVSVLGPLGRGFDTALDHPLLVGGGMGLTPLLFFAAEHPNVSVLMGGRTKEEVFWADIYRPHVRECFITTDDGSYGTQGFVTTLLPELLKGGTYDGVAVCGPPVMMERVAGIASEYGIPCEVSLEKRMACGLGACLSCAVDTKSGRRKVCKDGPVFPAGEVYYAS; this is translated from the coding sequence ATGTCGGCGGAGGGGATGATCTTGCCTAAGGTAATCGAGGAGGCACGGATTCTTTCCCACGAAGCACCGATTGCGGGTGTCGATATACTGACGCTCGCCGCTCCGCAAATTGCACAAACGGCCCTGCCGGGGCAGTTCGTGCAGATCTCCGTACCGGCGGACGGCGGATTTCTGCGCCGTCCGCTCGGCATTGCGGAGGTTTCGCGCACGGATGAGTGGATTCGCCTCATCTACCGTCAGGTGGGGCGTGGTACGGAGACTCTTGCAGGAGCGGCGGCGGGGTCAGATGTCTCCGTCCTCGGGCCTCTGGGACGCGGCTTCGATACCGCGCTGGACCACCCGCTCCTCGTCGGCGGAGGCATGGGACTCACCCCACTCCTATTTTTTGCGGCAGAGCATCCAAATGTCTCCGTTCTGATGGGGGGGCGCACAAAGGAAGAAGTTTTCTGGGCGGACATTTATCGCCCCCATGTGCGTGAATGCTTCATCACGACGGACGATGGTTCATATGGCACGCAGGGCTTTGTGACAACGCTCCTGCCGGAATTATTGAAAGGCGGAACGTATGACGGCGTTGCGGTCTGCGGACCTCCCGTTATGATGGAGCGCGTCGCCGGGATTGCGAGCGAATACGGGATTCCCTGCGAGGTTTCGCTTGAAAAGCGCATGGCATGCGGACTTGGCGCGTGCCTGTCATGCGCTGTGGACACGAAAAGCGGCCGACGTAAGGTCTGCAAGGACGGCCCTGTTTTCCCGGCGGGGGAGGTGTACTATGCCTCCTAG
- the carB gene encoding carbamoyl-phosphate synthase large subunit, with protein sequence MPRKENLKKVMVIGSGPIIIGQAAEFDYAGSQACRALREDGLEVVLVNSNPATIMTDTHIADRVYIEPLTPEFLEEIIAKEKPDGLLATLGGQAGLNLAVQLAEKGVLAQHGVELLGTSLEAIEKAEDRERFKETMEKLGEPIPESTIVEDVHSAVEFANTIGYPVIVRPAYTMGGTGGGIAENEEELIATVIKGLNYSMIGQVLIERSVAGWKEIEFEVIRDGNDNCITVCSMENFDPVGVHTGDSIVVAPAQTLTDHEYQMLRSASLRIIRELGIEGGCNAQYALDTKSNKYYVIEVNPRVSRSSALASKATGYPIAKVSSKIAIGYTLDEIVNSVTKKTKACFEPTIDYCVVKFPRWPFDKFIYADHTLGTQMKATGEVMSIDRSFEGAILKAVRSLEIGVNRLHIDRFVEWDDERVEKQLALVNDERIFVIAEALRRGKLTVDAISDITKVDKWFIHKLKHITDVENQLASAPLTPKLLAAAKWVGLADVSIAELTKKTRDEIRTMRRTHNILPCYKMVDTCAAEFEAMTPYYYSTFRGTEDEVTVSHRKKVIVLGSGPIRIGQGVEFDYCSVHSVWALREMGIEAIIINNNPETVSTDFDISDRLYFEPLTVEDVLNIVDKEKPDGVIVQFGGQTAINLAAELERAGLRVYGTSVNDIDRSEDRERFDEVLTQTGISRPEGISVTNLEDAVAGATRIGYPVMVRPSYVLGGRAMEIVYNEEELRDYMSRAVKVTPDHPVLVDRYMQGTEVEVDAISDGVDVVIPGIMEHIERAGVHSGDSIAVYPPQTLPARVIYTIIDYTKRLAVALHVKGLLNIQFVVARDEVFIIEVNPRSSRTVPFLSKITNVNMVGLATQVAMGATLKELGFHSGLIPPRPYVAVKAPVFSFAKMTDVDISLGPEMKSTGEVMGVDYHYARALYKAIVGSGLNIPTRGCLLFTVANKDKEELKQLAKAFSEFNFDIVATEGTAKAIASLGIDVEVVGKVHERSSDIIEMIKSGRINMVINTLTQGKHSARDGFKIRRATVEHGIACLTSLDTAWEVLRVLEFMRNRRLVYTLAIQDYVGGGDDLA encoded by the coding sequence ATGCCGCGCAAGGAAAATTTGAAGAAGGTCATGGTCATCGGCTCCGGCCCTATCATCATCGGACAGGCTGCGGAGTTTGACTATGCGGGCTCGCAGGCGTGCCGCGCACTGCGAGAAGATGGTCTCGAGGTTGTGCTCGTCAACAGCAACCCCGCAACCATTATGACGGATACACACATCGCCGACCGTGTCTACATCGAGCCGCTGACGCCGGAATTTCTTGAGGAGATTATCGCCAAGGAGAAGCCCGATGGTCTCTTGGCAACGCTTGGCGGGCAGGCAGGACTAAACCTCGCCGTGCAGCTTGCCGAGAAGGGAGTTCTCGCACAGCACGGCGTGGAACTGCTCGGAACTTCGCTGGAAGCAATCGAGAAGGCGGAGGATCGTGAGCGATTCAAAGAGACGATGGAGAAACTCGGCGAACCAATTCCAGAGAGCACGATTGTCGAAGATGTTCATTCAGCTGTCGAATTTGCAAATACCATCGGATATCCTGTCATCGTACGTCCTGCGTATACAATGGGCGGTACAGGCGGTGGTATTGCCGAGAATGAGGAAGAGCTCATTGCAACCGTTATCAAGGGGCTTAACTACTCGATGATTGGGCAGGTACTCATCGAGCGCAGCGTTGCCGGATGGAAGGAAATCGAGTTTGAGGTCATCCGTGACGGCAATGACAACTGCATCACCGTTTGCAGCATGGAGAATTTTGATCCCGTCGGTGTTCATACAGGTGACAGTATTGTTGTTGCTCCTGCACAAACACTGACGGATCACGAGTATCAAATGCTCCGCAGCGCGAGCCTTCGCATCATTCGTGAGCTCGGCATTGAAGGGGGCTGCAACGCCCAGTATGCGCTCGATACGAAGAGCAATAAATACTATGTCATTGAGGTCAATCCCCGTGTCAGCCGCTCCTCGGCACTCGCGTCCAAGGCGACGGGCTATCCGATTGCAAAGGTATCCTCGAAAATTGCGATTGGCTACACGCTGGATGAGATTGTCAACTCGGTTACAAAGAAGACAAAGGCGTGCTTCGAGCCGACGATTGACTACTGCGTTGTGAAGTTCCCACGCTGGCCATTCGATAAATTCATCTACGCTGACCATACACTCGGCACACAGATGAAGGCAACAGGCGAGGTTATGTCGATTGACCGCAGCTTTGAAGGAGCAATTCTCAAAGCGGTGCGCTCACTTGAGATTGGGGTCAACCGTCTTCACATCGACCGCTTTGTCGAGTGGGACGATGAGCGTGTGGAAAAGCAGCTTGCCCTCGTCAATGACGAGCGCATCTTTGTCATTGCCGAAGCCCTGCGGCGCGGGAAGCTGACGGTCGATGCCATCTCGGACATCACGAAGGTGGACAAATGGTTTATCCACAAGCTCAAGCATATCACGGATGTGGAGAATCAGCTTGCCTCTGCTCCGCTCACACCGAAGCTGCTCGCAGCGGCAAAATGGGTCGGGCTTGCCGATGTCTCCATTGCCGAGCTGACGAAGAAGACACGCGATGAGATCCGTACGATGCGCCGTACGCACAACATTCTTCCGTGCTACAAGATGGTGGACACCTGTGCCGCCGAGTTCGAGGCGATGACGCCGTACTATTATTCCACGTTTCGTGGAACGGAGGACGAGGTCACGGTCTCTCATCGGAAAAAGGTGATCGTGCTCGGCTCCGGCCCCATCCGCATCGGGCAGGGGGTCGAGTTCGACTACTGCTCGGTGCACTCCGTCTGGGCCCTGCGCGAGATGGGCATTGAGGCGATTATCATCAACAACAACCCCGAGACGGTCAGCACGGACTTTGACATCTCCGACCGTCTTTATTTCGAGCCGCTGACGGTGGAGGATGTGCTCAACATCGTCGACAAGGAGAAGCCGGACGGTGTCATTGTCCAGTTCGGCGGACAGACCGCAATCAATCTCGCGGCGGAACTTGAACGTGCAGGACTTCGTGTCTACGGCACGTCCGTCAATGACATTGACCGCTCCGAGGATCGTGAGCGATTCGACGAGGTGCTGACGCAGACGGGGATTTCGCGCCCCGAGGGGATCAGCGTGACAAATCTCGAGGATGCTGTCGCAGGTGCGACGCGCATCGGCTACCCTGTCATGGTGCGTCCCTCTTACGTCCTTGGCGGGCGCGCGATGGAGATTGTCTATAACGAGGAAGAACTGCGCGACTATATGAGCCGTGCGGTCAAGGTCACGCCCGATCATCCCGTCCTTGTCGACCGCTATATGCAGGGAACCGAGGTCGAGGTCGATGCCATTTCCGATGGTGTGGATGTCGTCATCCCCGGAATTATGGAGCACATCGAGCGTGCCGGCGTCCACTCGGGCGACAGCATCGCAGTCTATCCGCCGCAGACGCTGCCCGCACGCGTGATCTACACCATTATCGACTATACAAAACGGCTTGCCGTCGCGCTCCATGTCAAGGGGCTGCTCAACATCCAGTTTGTTGTCGCACGCGATGAGGTCTTTATCATCGAGGTCAACCCGCGCTCGAGCCGTACCGTGCCGTTCCTGTCCAAGATCACGAACGTCAACATGGTCGGTCTCGCGACACAGGTCGCAATGGGGGCGACCCTAAAGGAACTCGGCTTCCATTCGGGGCTGATTCCGCCGCGTCCCTATGTTGCGGTCAAGGCTCCCGTTTTCTCGTTCGCAAAGATGACGGATGTCGACATTTCTCTTGGACCTGAGATGAAGTCAACGGGCGAGGTCATGGGCGTGGACTACCACTATGCACGGGCACTTTACAAGGCAATTGTCGGCTCTGGTCTCAACATCCCAACGAGGGGCTGCCTCCTCTTTACAGTAGCGAACAAGGACAAGGAGGAGCTTAAACAGCTCGCCAAGGCATTCTCCGAATTCAACTTCGATATTGTGGCGACGGAGGGAACGGCAAAGGCGATTGCCTCGCTCGGAATTGATGTGGAGGTGGTCGGCAAGGTGCATGAGCGCAGCTCGGACATCATTGAGATGATTAAGAGCGGCAGGATCAACATGGTCATCAATACACTGACACAGGGCAAGCACTCCGCCCGTGACGGCTTCAAGATCCGCCGCGCCACGGTGGAGCACGGCATTGCCTGTCTCACCTCACTTGATACGGCATGGGAGGTGCTGCGCGTGCTTGAGTTTATGCGCAATCGCCGTCTGGTCTATACACTCGCGATTCAGGATTATGTCGGCGGAGGGGATGATCTTGCCTAA